In Haloarcula limicola, the genomic stretch AGCCGACCGTCGTCGGCCGCATCGCCGGGACGCCGTACGTCGGTCTGCCGGGCTACCCCGTCTCGGCGCTGTCCGTGTTCCGCGTGCTCGTCGCGCCGGCGATCCGCGCGGCGACGGGCGTCCCCGCGCCCGCGATGGAGACCGACGCGGAGCTGGCGACCCGCGTCCGCCACGAGGGCGGGCGCTACCGACTGGTCCCGGTGGGACTCGTCGCCGACGGCGACGGCCGAACGCTCGCCTATCCCGTCGACAAGGGCAGCGGCGCGACGACGAGTCTGGCCTACGCCGACGGCGTCGTCACCGTCGCCGCCACCACGAACTACGTCCCGAGCGGCGAGCGAGTCACCGTCGAACTGTTCGACGACGAGGCGCGCCCGCCCGCCCTGCTCTGCGTCGGCGACCGCGACCCCGTCGTCTCGTCGGCCCTCTCGGGGGTCGAGCGCGTCCGCTACCTCGCTCGCGGAACCCAAGCCGGAGAACAGTGGCTCGCCGACGGTATCCCCGACGTGGCCGTCGTCGCAGGCGACCCCGAAGACGGGACGGCGCTGGCCGCGTGGGACCGCGAGTGGGGCCTCGCGCTCGGCCCGAACGCCGACCTCTCGGGACTGGACGCGCTGATCGACGGCGACGCGACCGTCGTCAACGCGGCCCCCGGAACGGGACTCAGAGCCGCCTTCGACGACGCGCTGGCGGCGCTGGGCGAGGAGCGCGGACGAGCGAACCTGCGAGACGCCGTCGATGGCTACGGCGTCACCGCTCACGGCCTCGACGGGCCGGCCCGCCGCGTTAAATCCGGCGACGCCGACGCCGCGCCCGCGCTCCGGCCCAGCGCCGCGTCGCTCGGCCTCTCCTTCCTCCCGCTCGGCACCCAGCGCCTCACCGTGGTGGCGCTGCCCGACCGGCGCGAGAAGGACGGCGTCGAGTCGCTGGTCGCGGCGCTCGATGAGGTCGAGAAACTGCCGGGCTACGAGCGAGTGGAATAGCGATTCGCGGTCATCCATCAACGCCGATAGTCCGCCCGTATCTCGACAACAGAGAGCCAGATAGTCCCCTTTCAGTCCCATCCTGTAGCTAATCGATCAGCCGACGCGGGTGGGACTGAAAGGGGCCGTGCCGTCGCCGAACCCCGACGACACAAGCACCGCAGACCGAAGGTCGAGGAGCGCAGCGAGTCGCGGGAGGCGACGGCACGGGGGCTTTCTGGTAGTCGAGTGGTCGTTTTCACGAGCAACAGATGCTGATTCTGCTCACGCGTACGCGTCGAACTCCTCGCCGAAGACGAGGAAGTACAGAACGCCGACGACGCCGATAGCCGTCGCCGCGCCGAAGGCCAGTTCCGGGCCGGCGGTGACGGTGACACCCGCGATCTCGACGGCCCACTCGCTGCCGTAGATCCAGCCGCCGAGCGCGGCGCTCGGGATGACGACGGTGTTGCGAATCAGGTAGTACGTCCCGGTGACGCGGCCGCCGGCGTCGCGCTCGGCCGGGCCGACGATGAGCGCCTTGTGGGCGGGCAGGCCCGCGAAGCGGAGCCCGGAGTACGCGAAGAGGGCGACCAACACCCACTGGTCGGACGGGGCGTAGATGAGCGCGAGGGGAAACAGCGCGTACACCGAAAACCCGAGCGCGACGGCGGGCTTGAGGCCGAACGCCTCGGTGAGCTTCGAGACGGGGAGCATCGAGACGATGGCGACGACCATCTCGACGCCCAGTAGGACGCCGAAGAAGGCGTCGGGCCGGAGCGAGACGCCGAAGCCCGAGAAGCCGACCGAGAGGAACTCCGTGACGACGATGACGAAGAAGACGTACACCATCCCGTTTGCGAAGCGCACCAGCGTGTCGGCGACGAGCAGGGGTCGCAGCGTCGCGGGCATGGCTCTTAGGTCGTCTATAACCTGTTTCACGCCCTCGAAGGACTTCCCTAAGGAGTCCTCGCCGGCGTCGTAGAGGACGTGCTGGGCCACCGTGGCGACGGCCCCGCAGCCGACCGCGGCGAGCAGGACCAACTGGAAGCCGCCGACGAACGTCGCCGTCGCCGCGAGCAGGCCCGCGGCGGCCAGCGGGCCGATGAGGAATCCCAGTCGTCGGAACACCTCGGTGCTGGCGAAGCCCATTGCTAACCGGTCGTCGGGGACGCTCTGCTTGACGATGGCGAAGGTCGCCCCGAGGCCGAACGACTTCCAGGCCTGCGCGAGGAAGAGGCCGACGAAGACGAGGGCCCACGCGGGCATCGTGACCGGCCCGATCGCCACGTCGCCGACGACCGAGGCGAGGTACCAGACGCCGAAGCCGACCGTCGCCAGCACGGCGAAGGCCGTCAGCGCGAGGCGCGAGCCGACGCGGTCGGAGACGGCCCCGCCGGGGTAAGGATAGACGGCGCTGATGAGGTTGCCGACGCTGCCGTAGAGACCGATGACGCTCGCGCTCGCCCCGAGGAGGCGCATGTACTCGGGCACGTAGCGGCTGGTCATCTGGAAGGCCAGCGAGAACGCCAGCATCGACAGCGAGAGCACCAGCACGTCCCGCTCTAAGGCGAAGAACTGCCGGAACGCCGAGAGCAGGTCGACGTCGGCGTCGCCGTCTCCGTCGCGACCGCGGTCCGTAGCCATCGGTCG encodes the following:
- a CDS encoding molybdopterin biosynthesis protein — its product is MTERANRRELADLETARTTIAELGLGSEATAVPLDDAQGRTLAAAVSADIDVPGFDRAAMDGYAVRANDTVGAGEASPLELAVAGELHAGQPPEAAVGEGDAVEIATGAVMPEGADAVVVVERTSRDGDRVAVRDTVTPGENVLPAGADVAVGDFALSAGTRLTPRTIGLLSALGESSVPVRGRPEVAVVSTGDELVPADEPLDHDAGQIHDVNTPAIMAAVAAAGGEAVRFDSVGDDREALADALSRAAETADLVLTSGSTSAGSTDVLATLVEEREDTELLLHGVDIQPGKPTVVGRIAGTPYVGLPGYPVSALSVFRVLVAPAIRAATGVPAPAMETDAELATRVRHEGGRYRLVPVGLVADGDGRTLAYPVDKGSGATTSLAYADGVVTVAATTNYVPSGERVTVELFDDEARPPALLCVGDRDPVVSSALSGVERVRYLARGTQAGEQWLADGIPDVAVVAGDPEDGTALAAWDREWGLALGPNADLSGLDALIDGDATVVNAAPGTGLRAAFDDALAALGEERGRANLRDAVDGYGVTAHGLDGPARRVKSGDADAAPALRPSAASLGLSFLPLGTQRLTVVALPDRREKDGVESLVAALDEVEKLPGYERVE
- a CDS encoding MFS transporter produces the protein MATDRGRDGDGDADVDLLSAFRQFFALERDVLVLSLSMLAFSLAFQMTSRYVPEYMRLLGASASVIGLYGSVGNLISAVYPYPGGAVSDRVGSRLALTAFAVLATVGFGVWYLASVVGDVAIGPVTMPAWALVFVGLFLAQAWKSFGLGATFAIVKQSVPDDRLAMGFASTEVFRRLGFLIGPLAAAGLLAATATFVGGFQLVLLAAVGCGAVATVAQHVLYDAGEDSLGKSFEGVKQVIDDLRAMPATLRPLLVADTLVRFANGMVYVFFVIVVTEFLSVGFSGFGVSLRPDAFFGVLLGVEMVVAIVSMLPVSKLTEAFGLKPAVALGFSVYALFPLALIYAPSDQWVLVALFAYSGLRFAGLPAHKALIVGPAERDAGGRVTGTYYLIRNTVVIPSAALGGWIYGSEWAVEIAGVTVTAGPELAFGAATAIGVVGVLYFLVFGEEFDAYA